CGTAACGGGCGAAATATTCTGCGTTCGATGTCATCTCATGCTTTCCGCGGCCGGCTGGACCGCCATCCGCGCGATTTCCGGGGCGATCCCGACCCATGCCTCTTCGAGTGTCGCCAGCAGGCCGTCGACCTCGACCAGCATCGCCTCGCTCTGTTTTATATTGGCTTCGAGCAGCCGGCGCGACATATAGCCATATAGCGCGTCCAACCGCTCTGCAATCTCGCCGCCCGCCTCGATGTTGAGCGACTGCTGCAGCCCGCTTTCGACGATCTGAATCGCCTTGCCGATCGCCTCTCCGCGACCTGCCACATTGCCCTGCTGCAGATGCATGCGCGCTTGCGCGATGGCCTGCCGGGCGCCCTGATACAGCATCACGATCAGACGATGCGGACTCGCGCCCATCACCCCTGTCTCGACGCCCACGCGTGCGTACGCATTGGCTCCAGAGTGTCCTGGGGAAAACATCGGCGCTCCTCCTCTCTTGCACAGCGGTTGGTCGTGGCATCCCCTCCGGACACGTTGCCGCACCCGGATTTCTGCCTGTATCTGGTTATCGGATACGCAGCGGGAAAGCTTTAGGCCGGTGTAAGGAGGTTTAAGGCGCCGGATCGCGCGGCCTGCCAGAACCGCACGGCAAACGCCGTTCGGGGCGGGCGGAACAGCCCTGCCGCCCCACGGCGCTCATACCTGCATCTGCATGATGTCGTTGTAGGCGGACACCAGCTTGTTGCGCACCTGCAGGCCGAACTGGAAGCCGACGTTGGCCTTCTGCATGTCGACCATCACGTCGTTCAGCGACACGTTGGACGCGCCGAGTTCGAACGCCTGCGATTCACCGACGGCCTTGGTCTGGTCGCTGCTGATCTTGTCCAGCGATGCCTTCAGCGCCGACGCGAAACCGCTCGCCGTCGCCGCGCCGGACTGATCGGCGACCGAGGTGTTGGCGCCGGCCGCCTGCGCGGCCATCGACTGCATCTGTTGCAGCGCCGACGACAGCGCGTTCACGGGCATAGTCATGTTCTCTCCACGAATGAGACCGGCATACCGGAACCGTACCGATCTGGGATGAAAGCATAGCAGCGGCGCATACGGGAAAGCCCCGAAAGTAGGGGTGAAACCCGGCTCTATTCAAGCAATCGGGTTGAGCCACGGTGCGGATAATTTCAAGGGTGAAAGTCTCTGTCCGTACGGCCGCCGACCTCGGCGCGCTCCCGCGGCAGAACGCAAAGGCATCCCGGAGATACCCGACGCATGGATTCGTCAGCCAACTCTTTGATCAACCCCGACGCCCGCATGGGCCTCGCCGGCGCGCAGCCCGGCGCCGGTGCGGCCGCAGGCCAGGCCGGCGCCGCGGATCTCGGCGGCCTCGGGGGCAACCTCGGCGGCAACTTCGGCCAGCGCCTGTCGGGCCTCGCGCAGATGCGCGGCAACCCGCGCGCGCCGCTGATCTTCGCCGTCGCGCTGCTGGTCGCGGTGGTCGCGGGCCTGTTCCTGTGGTCGCGCGCGCCGGACTACAAGGTGCTCTACAGCAACCTGTCGGACCGCGACGGCGGCGCGATCATCACCGCGCTGCAGGCCGCCAACATTCCGTACAAGTTCTCCGACTCCGGCGGCGCGATCCTCGTCCCGGCCGATCAGGTGCATGAAATGCGTCTGCGCCTCGCGTCGCAGGGCTTGCCCAAGAGCGGCTCGGTCGGCTTCGAACTGATGGACAACCAGAAGTTCGGCATCAGCCAGTTCGCCGAACAGATCAACTATCAGCGCTCGCTGGAAGGCGAGCTGGAACGCACGATCGAATCGATCTCGTCGGTGAAGTCGGCCCGCGTGCATCTGGCGATTCCGAAGCCCTCGGTGTTCGTGCGCGACAAGGAAGCGCCGTCGGCCTCCGTGCTGGTCAATCTGTACCCGGGCCGCGCGCTCGACGAAGGCCAGGTGCTGGCGATCACGCATATGGTGTCGTCGGCCGTGCCGGATATGCCGGTCAAGGGCGTCACGATTCTCGACCAGGACGGCAACCTGCTCACGCAGCCGTCGGGCGGCAGCGGTCTGGACGCGTCGCAGCTCAAGTATCGTCAGCAGATCGAACGCAACACGCAGCAGCGCATCGACTCGATCCTCTCGCCGCTGTTCGGCGCCGGCAACGCGCATTCGCAGGTCAGCGCGGATATCGACTTCTCGCGCATCGAACAGACCTCGGAAAACTACGGCCCGAACGGCAACCCGCAGCAGGCGGCGATCCGCAGCCAGCAGTCGAGCACCGCGACGGAAATGTCGCAGGCCGGCGCCTCGGGCGTGCCGGGCGCGCTGTCGAACCAGCCGCCGCAGCCGGCTTCGGCGCCGATCAACGCGCCGAACGGCGCGAGCGGCGTGAGCACCACGCCGGTCAGCGACCGCAAGGATTCGACCACCAACTACGAGCTCGACAAGACGGTACGCCACCTCGAACAGCCGATGGGCGGCATCAAGCGCCTGTCCGTGGCGGTGGTGGTCAACTATCTGCGCGTGGTCGACGCCAAGGGCCACGCGACGATGCAGCCGGTCACCGCCGACAAGCTCGCGCAGGTCAACCAGCTGGTGAAGGACGCGATGGGCTTCGACGCGGCGCGTGGCGACTCGGTCAACGTGGTCAACAGCCCGTTCTCGACCGAAATCGACCCGAACGCCGACCTGCCATGGTGGCGCACGCCGGACATGATCGCGCTCGCCAAGCAGATCGCGACCTACCTCGGCATCGGCGCAGTCGCCCTGTTCCTGTACTTCGTGATGGTGAAGCCGGCGCTGCGCCGCGCTTTCCCGCCGCCGCAGCCGGCCGCGGTCGCGGCACTGGCCTCGCCGGACGACGAGCCGATCCTGCTGGACGGCATCCCGCCGGCCGAGCGCGCCGGCGTGAACAGCGTCGCCGAGCTGGAAGGCGACTCCGAGCTGCTGGCGCTCGAAAACGCCAAGCACAAATATGAGCGGAACCTGGAATTCGCCCGCAGCATCGCGCGCCAGGATCCGAAGATCGTTGCAACCGTCGTGAAAAATTGGGTGACCGATGAGCGCTGAAGGCGTAATGAAGAGCGCGCTCCTGCTGATGTCGATCGGCGAGGAAGAAGCCGCGCAGGTGTTCAAGTTCCTCGGGCCGCGTGAAGTCCAGAAGATCGGCGTGGCGATGGCCGCGTTGAAGAGCGTGACCCGCGAGCAGATCGATGTCGTGCTGCAGGAGTTTGTCCGCGAGGCGGAACAGCACACCGGCATGTCGCTGGATTCGAACGAGTACATCCGTTCGGTGCTGACCAAGGCGCTCGGCGACGACAAGGCCGGCGCGATCATCGACCGGATTCTGCAGGGCAGCGATACCAGCGGTATCGAAGGCCTGAAGTGGATGGACTCCGCCGCGGTCGCCGAACTGATCAAGAACGAGCACCCACAGATTATCGCGACGATCCTGGTCCACCTGGACCGCGATCAGGCGTCGGAAATCGTCGCCTGCTTCACGGACCGGCTGCGCAACGACGTGCTGCTGCGGATCGCGACGCTCGACGGTATCCAGCCAGCCGCGCTGCGCGAACTCGACGACGTGCTCACCGGCCTGCTGTCGGGCAGCGACAACCTCAAGCGCAGCCCGATGGGCGGCATCCGCACGGCGGCCGAAATCCTCAACTTCATGTCGAGCAACCATGAAGAAGGCGTGATCGAAAACGTGCGCCAGTACGACGCGGAACTCGCGCAGAAGATCATCGATCAGATGTTCGTGTTCGAGAACCTGCTCGATCTGGAAGACCGCGCGATCCAGCTGCTGCTGAAGGAAGTCGAGTCCGAAGCGCTGATCATCTCGCTGAAGGGCGCGCCGCCCGCGCTGCGCCAGAAATTCCTCTCGAACATGTCGCAGCGTGCCGCCGAACTGCTCGCCGAAGACCTCGATGCGCGCGGTCCGGTACGCGTCTCCGAAGTCGAGACGCAGCAGCGCCGCATCCTGCAGATCGTGCGCAATCTGGCCGAGAGCGGTCAGATCGTGCTAGGCGGCAAGGCGGAAGATGCATATGTCTAATCAGAACGCCTCGGCGAAGGACAGTCTCTCGGCCTATCAGCGCTGGGAGATGGCCTCGTTCGATCCGGCGCCGCCCGCACCGCCCGAACCCGAGGTCGACGACGGCGCGTTCGAGGCCGAACTCGAACGCCTGCGCGACGCCGCTCATGCACAGGGCATCGCGTCCGGCCACGTCGCCGGTCAGGCGCTCGGCTATCAGGCCGGCTACGAACAGGGGCATGCACAGGGTTTCGAGCAGGGCCAGAGCGAAGCGCGCGAAGAAGCGGCGCGGCTCGCCGCGCTGGCCGAGACCTTCAAGGCGGCGCTCGACGGCGCTCAGGGCACGATCTCCGAGACGCTGGTCGCGCTGGCGCTGGATATCGCGCAGCAGGTCGTACGCCAGCACGTGCAGCACGACCCGACCGCGCTGATCGCCGCCGCGCGTGAGGTGCTGGCGACCGAACCGACGCTGATCGGCGCGCCGGCGTTGATCGTGAGTCCGGCCGATCTGCCCGTTGTCGAAGCGTATCTGATGGAAGAACTGCAAACGCGCGGCTGGACCGTGCGTACCGATCCGGCGGTGGAGCGCGGCGGCTGCCGCGCGCAAGCCAGCACCGGCGAAGTGGATGCGGGCATCGACACGCGCTGGGAGCGCGTGGCGGCGGCCCTCGGCAAAGTGAGCACGTGGTGAAACCGACGCTCGAAGATATTCGCGCCAGCGATTTGACGCCGCTCGAACGCGAGCTGGCGCTGGCATCGTTTGGCGCGGAAGCGTTGACGGATGGCGCGGCGGCTAGCGCGGCGGCCGGCGTGTCTGCCAGTGCTTCGCCGGACGCGGCGGCAGCTTCGCCCTCCGCCTCGCGCGTCGCCGCGCAGCGCGATCCGGCGCTCGGGCATCCGGCGAGCGGCGCGGCGGCGAGCCGTGAATCGGCCGCGACGGTGACGGCCGCGGCAGGCATCGCGGCAAATCCCGGCGAACGCCCCGCCCCCGCTCCCTACGATCCCGCACTCGACAGCAACCCCTACACCCAGGCCTGGCGCGGCCGGCTCGACGCGCTGCGCGAACGCAACGCGATCGCCAAGCCGATGCGCGCCTGCGGACGCCTGACGCGCGCGGCGGGTCTGGTGCTCGAAGCCGTCGGCCTGCGCCTGTCGGTGGGCGCCGAAGTGATGATCGAGCTGCCGCAAGGCAGTTCGCTGCCGATGGCCGAAGCCGAAGTCGTCGGCTTTTCCGGCGACAAACTGTTTCTGATGCCGACCACCGAGGTGATCGGCCTGTTGCCCGGCGCGCGCGTCTATCCGCTCGAAAGCGCGCCGATCGCCGATCCGATGGCGGGGGCGAAGCGCCTGCCGGTCGGCTGGGAATTGCTCGGCCGCGTGCTGGATGCGTCCGGCCGTCCGCTCGACGGTCTCGGCCCGCTCGGCACGCACTCGGACGCGCCGCTGTCCGCGCCGGTCATCAACCCGCTGCATCGCGAGCCGATTCACAAGGTGCTCGACGTCGGCGTGCGCGCGATCAACTCGCTGCTGACCGTCGGCCGGGGCCAGCGCATGGGCCTGTTCGCGGGCTCGGGCGTCGGCAAATCGGTGCTGCTCGGCACGATGGCGCGCTACACCAGCGCCGAGGTGATCGTGATCGGCCTGATCGGCGAACGCGGCCGCGAAGTGAAGGAATTCATCGAACAGATTCTCGGCGAGGAAGGTCTGGCGCGCTCGGTGGTGATTGCCGCGCCGGCCGACGTCTCGCCGCTGCTGCGAATGCAGGCGGCGTCGTATTCGACGTCGCTCGCCGAGTATTTCCGCGATCAGGGCAAGCACGTGCTGCTGCTGATGGATTCGCTGACGCGTTACGCGATGGCGCAACGCGAAATCGCATTGGCCGTGGGCGAGCCGCCCGCCACCAAGGGGTATCCGCCTTCGGTGTTCGCCAAGCTGCCGGCGCTCGTGGAGCGCACCGGCAACGGCCCGGCGGGCGGCGGATCGATCACCGCGTTCTACACCGTGCTGACCGAAGGCGACGACCAGCAGGACCCGATCGCCGACTCCGCGCGGGCGATTCTGGACGGCCACATCGTGCTGTCGCGTTCGCTGGCCGAGGCCGGCCACTACCCGGCGATCGACATCGAAGCCTCGATTAGCCGGGCAATGACCGCGCTGATCGACGATAACCATCTGGAAAAAACGCGTATGTTCAAGCAGATGCTGTCGCGCTATCAGCGCAACCGCGATCTGATCAACGTCGGCGCCTATTCGAGCGGGCGCGATGCGCTGCTCGACCGCGCGATTGCGCTGTACCCCCGGATGGAAGCATTTTTGCAGCAAGGTTTTCGCGAATGCGCGAACTTTGAACCGAGTCTCGAGATGCTGGACGCGCTGTTTGCCCAAGGAGGCTGACGATGGCGAAACACTTTCCGATCAAGACGCTTATCGGCCTGGCGCAGGACGATGTCGACGCCGCCGCGCAACGTCTGGGCCGCGCGCAGCGCGAGCGCAACGACGTGCAGTCGCAGCTCGACGCGCTGGTGCAGTACCGCGACGAGTATCACGCGCGCTTCACCGCGACCGCCCAGAACGGCATGCCGGCCGGCAACATGCGCAACTTCCAGGCGTTCATCGACACGCTCGACGCGGCGATCGACCAGCAGCGCAACCTGCTGGTGACGGCCAATGCGCGCGTCGAGGCGGCAAAGCCGGAGTGGCAGCGCCAGAAGCAGAAGCTCGGCTCGTACGAAGTGCTGCAGGCGCGCGGCGAAGCAGCCGAAGCGAAAACCATGGCGCGGCGCGACCAGCGCGACGCCGACGAACACGCGGCGCGAATCCTGAGGATGCGCGCCGAGGGCGCATGACGCGCCGCCGGCGCGGACCGCGCCTCGATTGACTGACCGCCCCCCGTTTGACGGATTGACAGGATTCCCTATGTCGTCACTTTCCCAGATCGGCTCGCTGCTCGGCACGGCCAACAGCACGTCCACGACCGCGGCGATCGCCGCTGCGGCGAATGCGCAGCCGTTCTCTCAAACACTGCAACAGAGCATCGACCAGCAAAGCAGCGCGGCTGCGCAAAGCGCGCGGCAACAGGCGTTGCAGCAAGCGGCGCAACAGGCGGCCTTGCAACAGCAGGCCGCGCAGCAAGCCGCCCAGCAACAGGCCGCACAAAGCGCGCGTCAGCAGCAGGCGGCGCAGTCTTCCGCACCGGCCGCGTCGTCGTCGAG
The sequence above is a segment of the Paraburkholderia sp. D15 genome. Coding sequences within it:
- the fliE gene encoding flagellar hook-basal body complex protein FliE, with the protein product MTMPVNALSSALQQMQSMAAQAAGANTSVADQSGAATASGFASALKASLDKISSDQTKAVGESQAFELGASNVSLNDVMVDMQKANVGFQFGLQVRNKLVSAYNDIMQMQV
- the fliH gene encoding flagellar assembly protein FliH; amino-acid sequence: MHMSNQNASAKDSLSAYQRWEMASFDPAPPAPPEPEVDDGAFEAELERLRDAAHAQGIASGHVAGQALGYQAGYEQGHAQGFEQGQSEAREEAARLAALAETFKAALDGAQGTISETLVALALDIAQQVVRQHVQHDPTALIAAAREVLATEPTLIGAPALIVSPADLPVVEAYLMEELQTRGWTVRTDPAVERGGCRAQASTGEVDAGIDTRWERVAAALGKVSTW
- the fliI gene encoding flagellar protein export ATPase FliI, which produces MVKPTLEDIRASDLTPLERELALASFGAEALTDGAAASAAAGVSASASPDAAAASPSASRVAAQRDPALGHPASGAAASRESAATVTAAAGIAANPGERPAPAPYDPALDSNPYTQAWRGRLDALRERNAIAKPMRACGRLTRAAGLVLEAVGLRLSVGAEVMIELPQGSSLPMAEAEVVGFSGDKLFLMPTTEVIGLLPGARVYPLESAPIADPMAGAKRLPVGWELLGRVLDASGRPLDGLGPLGTHSDAPLSAPVINPLHREPIHKVLDVGVRAINSLLTVGRGQRMGLFAGSGVGKSVLLGTMARYTSAEVIVIGLIGERGREVKEFIEQILGEEGLARSVVIAAPADVSPLLRMQAASYSTSLAEYFRDQGKHVLLLMDSLTRYAMAQREIALAVGEPPATKGYPPSVFAKLPALVERTGNGPAGGGSITAFYTVLTEGDDQQDPIADSARAILDGHIVLSRSLAEAGHYPAIDIEASISRAMTALIDDNHLEKTRMFKQMLSRYQRNRDLINVGAYSSGRDALLDRAIALYPRMEAFLQQGFRECANFEPSLEMLDALFAQGG
- the fliJ gene encoding flagellar export protein FliJ, which gives rise to MAKHFPIKTLIGLAQDDVDAAAQRLGRAQRERNDVQSQLDALVQYRDEYHARFTATAQNGMPAGNMRNFQAFIDTLDAAIDQQRNLLVTANARVEAAKPEWQRQKQKLGSYEVLQARGEAAEAKTMARRDQRDADEHAARILRMRAEGA
- the fliS gene encoding flagellar export chaperone FliS, translated to MFSPGHSGANAYARVGVETGVMGASPHRLIVMLYQGARQAIAQARMHLQQGNVAGRGEAIGKAIQIVESGLQQSLNIEAGGEIAERLDALYGYMSRRLLEANIKQSEAMLVEVDGLLATLEEAWVGIAPEIARMAVQPAAESMR
- the fliG gene encoding flagellar motor switch protein FliG; this translates as MSAEGVMKSALLLMSIGEEEAAQVFKFLGPREVQKIGVAMAALKSVTREQIDVVLQEFVREAEQHTGMSLDSNEYIRSVLTKALGDDKAGAIIDRILQGSDTSGIEGLKWMDSAAVAELIKNEHPQIIATILVHLDRDQASEIVACFTDRLRNDVLLRIATLDGIQPAALRELDDVLTGLLSGSDNLKRSPMGGIRTAAEILNFMSSNHEEGVIENVRQYDAELAQKIIDQMFVFENLLDLEDRAIQLLLKEVESEALIISLKGAPPALRQKFLSNMSQRAAELLAEDLDARGPVRVSEVETQQRRILQIVRNLAESGQIVLGGKAEDAYV
- the fliF gene encoding flagellar basal-body MS-ring/collar protein FliF; the protein is MDSSANSLINPDARMGLAGAQPGAGAAAGQAGAADLGGLGGNLGGNFGQRLSGLAQMRGNPRAPLIFAVALLVAVVAGLFLWSRAPDYKVLYSNLSDRDGGAIITALQAANIPYKFSDSGGAILVPADQVHEMRLRLASQGLPKSGSVGFELMDNQKFGISQFAEQINYQRSLEGELERTIESISSVKSARVHLAIPKPSVFVRDKEAPSASVLVNLYPGRALDEGQVLAITHMVSSAVPDMPVKGVTILDQDGNLLTQPSGGSGLDASQLKYRQQIERNTQQRIDSILSPLFGAGNAHSQVSADIDFSRIEQTSENYGPNGNPQQAAIRSQQSSTATEMSQAGASGVPGALSNQPPQPASAPINAPNGASGVSTTPVSDRKDSTTNYELDKTVRHLEQPMGGIKRLSVAVVVNYLRVVDAKGHATMQPVTADKLAQVNQLVKDAMGFDAARGDSVNVVNSPFSTEIDPNADLPWWRTPDMIALAKQIATYLGIGAVALFLYFVMVKPALRRAFPPPQPAAVAALASPDDEPILLDGIPPAERAGVNSVAELEGDSELLALENAKHKYERNLEFARSIARQDPKIVATVVKNWVTDER